GGAGGCCGTGCACGTGGAGGTTGGTGGGCTCGTCGAGCCCGTTGACCAGCTCGATGCGCAGGGTGTCCCCCGGCCGCACGCGCAACGTCGGCCCCGGCAGCCCGTCGTTGTAGCCGAGGGCGGTGACCGAGCGCCCGGCCACCTGGCGGTCGCCGCGAGCGGCCTCCAACCGGACCGCCAGGACGCCGGACTCGCTGCGCAGCACCGGTGGCTCCACCGCAGCGGCGCCCGACCGGGCGTCGAGGACCGACTCGGGCCCGAACCGCCACCAGCCGGCAGCGCCGGCACCCGCGGCCACCAGGCCGACGCCCCCGATGCGCAGCGCACGTCGGCGAGTCACGCGGGGCTGCTGGGTCATGAGCCCTCCTCGGAGTGGGCGCCCATCTCTCCCAGGCGCAGCAGGCAGTGCTGGCGCAGCGGCTCCGGGAAGCCCTCCGCCAACCGGTAGAAGACCATCCGTCCCTGGCGTCGACGCCGCACCAGACCGGCCGTGCGCAGCATCCGCAGGCCGTAGCTGGCTGCGTCCTCACTGACCTCGAGCGCCAGCGCGAGGTCGCCCACGCACAGCTCCTCGGCGGCATCGAGGGCGAAGAGCAGCCGCATCCGGGTCGGGTCCGCGATCAGCGTCAGCACGCTGGTCACGTCGGCGGTGCGTGCCGGGTCGGGCAGCCGCGCCTGGGCCCGGCGCACCGCCTCCTGGTCGACCGGATGGGTGTGGACGCTCATGCTGCTCCTTCGATAACGTCGTCCGCACCATCGTACGGACGAGCGGATGGAGGAGCGAGGGTGCTGCAGCTGCTGACGCTCGTCGCGCTCGTCTGCCTCGCGCTGCTCACCCTGACCGCGCTGCACCGCGCCCTCGTCGTGGACCCCGCGCCGCTGCTCGTGCTGCCGCAGGCCTCGGGCCGGGTGCCGCAGCAGCACGCGCTCTCCCGCTTCCACGCGCGCTGGTACGCCGCCAGCGTCGTCTTCCTCGCCTTCGACGTCGAGATGCTCTTCATGTACCCCTGGGCCGTCGTGGTCGAGGACCTGGGCCCCGGCGCGGTCGTCGAGATGTTCGGCTTCCTCGCGGTCCTGCTGGCCGCCGTCGCCTGGGCCCGCCGGGAGGGGGCCTTCCGATGGGCCTGAGGAGTCTCGTGGCGCGCGCCGCGACCAGCCGACCGCGGGTCCTGGTCGTGGAGATGCCCGGGGGCGCCCGGGTGCGGAT
This Nocardioides dokdonensis FR1436 DNA region includes the following protein-coding sequences:
- a CDS encoding ArsR/SmtB family transcription factor, which encodes MSVHTHPVDQEAVRRAQARLPDPARTADVTSVLTLIADPTRMRLLFALDAAEELCVGDLALALEVSEDAASYGLRMLRTAGLVRRRRQGRMVFYRLAEGFPEPLRQHCLLRLGEMGAHSEEGS
- a CDS encoding NADH-quinone oxidoreductase subunit A, whose translation is MLQLLTLVALVCLALLTLTALHRALVVDPAPLLVLPQASGRVPQQHALSRFHARWYAASVVFLAFDVEMLFMYPWAVVVEDLGPGAVVEMFGFLAVLLAAVAWARREGAFRWA